From Patagioenas fasciata isolate bPatFas1 chromosome 15, bPatFas1.hap1, whole genome shotgun sequence, a single genomic window includes:
- the DCUN1D3 gene encoding DCN1-like protein 3 yields MGQCVTKCKNPSSTLGSKNGERESGSKSHSKRSAVHKDDHGSACGKSSGDILVNGTKKTDATVESSQPPTFSGDSKKDSVSSAEESSLQRIGELFRRYKDEREDAILEEGMERFCNDLCVDPTEFKVLVLAWKFQAATMCKFTRKEFFEGCKAINADSIDGICARFPSLLNEAKQEDKFKDLYRFTFQFGLDSEEGQRSLHREIAIALWKLVFTQNKPPILDQWLHFLIENPSGIKGISRDTWNMFLNFTQVIGPDLSNYSEDEAWPSLFDTFVEWEMERRKKEEETKCIKSSDTEGLCAEEQT; encoded by the exons ATGGGCCAGTGTGTCACCAAGTGCAAGAATCCTTCTTCTACCCTCGGCagcaaaaatggggaaagggaatctGGCAGCAAGTCGCACAGTAAGAGAAGCGCAGTCCACAAAGACGACCATGGTTCAGCTTGCGGGAAGTCTTCAGGAGATATACTTGTGAATGGGACAAAGAAAACGGATGCCACTGTAGAGTCTAGTCAGCCTCCGACGTTTTCTGGAGATTCAAAGAAAGATTCTGTTTCCAGTGCGGAAGAATCTTCGCTCCAAAGGATTGGGGAGTTATTTAGGAGGTATAAGGATGAAAGGGAAGATGCCATACTGGAAGAAGGAATGGAACGATTTTGCAATGACCTCTGTGTTGATCCCACTGAATTTAAAGTGCTAGTTTTGGCTTGGAAATTCCAGGCTGCTACCATGTGCAAATTTACAAG GAAGGAGTTTTTTGAAGGCTGCAAAGCAATAAATGCGGACAGCATTGACGGCATTTGTGCAAGGTTCCCGAGCCTCCTAAATGAAGCCAAGCAGGAAGATAAATTCAAGGATCTCTATCGTTTCACCTTCCAGTTCGGCCTGGACTCTGAAGAAGGACAGAGGTCACTACATCGGGAAATAGCCATTGCCCTTTGGAAATTAGTCTTCACCCAAAACAAGCCTCCCATTTTGGACCAGTGGTTACACTTCCTAATCGAGAACCCCTCAGGAATCAAGGGAATCTCCCGGGACACGTGGAACATGTTTCTAAATTTTACTCAGGTGATTGGACCGGACCTTAGCAACTACAGCGAGGACGAGGCCTGGCCGAGTCTCTTTGATACCTTTGTGGAGTGGGAAATGGAgcgaaggaaaaaggaagaggaaaccaAATGTATTAAGTCTTCGGACACAGAGGGCCTGTGTGCAGAGGAACAGACTTAG